The following is a genomic window from Rhodothermales bacterium.
CGCATTCAGCGCCGGAGGTCTTCCCGGTAAACTCGCGGACTGCTCGTCGAAGGATCCCGGCGAATGCGAACTCTATCTCGTCGAGGGCGATTCGGCCGGCGGCTCAGCCAAACAGGCCAGAGACAGACACTTTCAGGCCATCTTGCCCCTTCGTGGCAAGATTCTCAATGTCGAAAAGGCACGCCTCGACAAGATCCTCGGAAATGAGGAGATCCGGAATATCATTACGGCCCTGGGCACCCACGGTCTCGCCACGCTGCCCGACGGATTCAACGTCGATGGACTGCGTTATCACAAAATCATCCTGATGACGGACGCCGACATCGACGGCGCCCACATCCGCACACTCCTGTTGACGTTCTTCTACCGGCAGCTTAGACCGCTGGTTGAGCGAGGCAATATTTTCATCGCGCTTCCTCCGCTGTATCGCGTAGGTCGCGGTAAGGAAGAACGCTATGCGTGGACGGAGGAGCAGCTCGCCACGGCGTCGCAGGAGCTAAGCAAAGACGGCAAATCGAAGATCTCGGTACAGCGCTACAAGGGCCTCGGTGAAATGAACCCGGAGCAGCTCTGGCAAACGACGATGGACCCGGAAACGCGAAGACTCCACATCGTGACGGTCGAAGATGCGGCTGCTGCGGATCGAGTATTCAGTACGCTGATGGGAGACTCGGTTGAACCCCGTCGTAAGTTCATCGAGCGGAACGCCAAATACGCGACCCTCGACGTCTGAAACGTATCTCGACGACGGATTGACCACAGAACAGACATACACCGGAGTGCCCGACCTGTCCGTGGTTGTGCCGGTCTTCGAAGAACAGCGGTCTCTCCATGAACTAGCGGATGAAATCCGTTCGACCCTCACAGCCGCAGACCTGTCGTTCGAGGTGATCCTTATCGACGATGGCTCTACCGATGGCTCGTGGCAGGTCATCGAAGAGCTTCACGAGTCAGACGAGCGATTCATCGGAATTCAGTTCCGCAGGAATTGCGGCAAGTCCGCCGCGCTCGCCGTCGGATTCGAGCGGGCGTCCGGAACCTACATCGCGACCCTGGACGCGGATCTGCAGGACGACCCCGCAGAACTGCCGGACATGGTCGAGATCCTCCGGTCGGGTCACGACCTGGTCAGTGGCTGGAAACGCGTCAGGCAGGACCCGCTAGGAAAGAAGATCCCGAGCCGCTTCTTCAATTTCGTGACGAGGAGGATCTCCGGTATTTCGCTGCACGACTTCAACTGCGGACTGAAAGCGTACCGCAGCGAAGCTGCCAAATCGGTGAGGGTCTATGGCGAACTGCACCGCTATATTCCGCTGCTGGCTAAATGGGAGGGATACACGCGGATAGCCGAAAAGGAAGTCCGCCACCGCCCTCGCAAGTACGGCGCTACGAAGTTCGGTCTGGAGCGCTACATCCGCGGCTTTCTCGACCTGCTCACGGTGCTGTTCATCACGCGCTTCGCGCGTCGGCCCATGCATTTCTTTGGAACGCTGGGCTCACTCGCGTTCGTCGGTGGTTTCCTGATCAGCCTCTACCTGTCGTACGAGAAGATCGTACTCGGCCTGCCCCTCGGCGATCGGCCACTGCTGCTCTTCGGTGCACTCATGATTCTGCTCGGTGCACAACTGTTTCTGACAGGACTGCTCGCTGAGATGATTATCAAGCAGCGTATGGAGGACTCGTCGACGTACGATATTGCGCAGGTGACAGGCCGACGGAACTCCTCCGCGGCTCCCGGCCACACTCGTCGACAGGCTGGATTACCCGAATAGTACTTTGTGGGTGCAGGCGCAAGATGGCAACACAAGGCACCGCGCACTCGCGACATATTGTTCTCGTCGGCCCGGCGTTTCCATACCGCGGCGGTATCGCACACTTTGTGGACCGACTGGAACGCGAACTCTCCTCGAGAGGACATCAAACCGACATCATATCCTTTCGAAGACTGTACCCGACCATCTTCTTTCCGGGTAAGACACAGTTCGAGCCGGAGCCCGCGGCCTCGCACGCAGACGCGTCCCGGCGAATGATCGATTCGTGTAACCCGCTGTCGTGGCGCAGTTCGGCGGATGCCATCAACGAGGCTGATCCTGACATTGTCGTTCTGAACTACTGGATGCCCTTCTTTGCGCCGGCCATGGGGACCATTGCACGCCGCGTCCGGCGACCGGGCCGATCCGTTGTCGCCATCGTCCACAACGCGATCCCCCATGAACGAAGACCGGGCGACCGGATGTTGACGAACTATCTGCTCAAGCGGCCAGATCAGCTTGTC
Proteins encoded in this region:
- a CDS encoding glycosyltransferase family 2 protein, coding for MSVVVPVFEEQRSLHELADEIRSTLTAADLSFEVILIDDGSTDGSWQVIEELHESDERFIGIQFRRNCGKSAALAVGFERASGTYIATLDADLQDDPAELPDMVEILRSGHDLVSGWKRVRQDPLGKKIPSRFFNFVTRRISGISLHDFNCGLKAYRSEAAKSVRVYGELHRYIPLLAKWEGYTRIAEKEVRHRPRKYGATKFGLERYIRGFLDLLTVLFITRFARRPMHFFGTLGSLAFVGGFLISLYLSYEKIVLGLPLGDRPLLLFGALMILLGAQLFLTGLLAEMIIKQRMEDSSTYDIAQVTGRRNSSAAPGHTRRQAGLPE